In Bacteriovorax stolpii, a single genomic region encodes these proteins:
- a CDS encoding NADPH-dependent FMN reductase, which produces MKKICVITASVGKNLELAKSIVTHLKNNKAEAHLLNLVELNLPLYTSLSESHHKAEVLVAPFKDLLDVDGFVIVAPEYNGGPPPVLNNFIAWVSRSTKNWRDTFNRKTGMIATSSGGGGISVLSILRMQLSFIGMNVIGRQIVSTFSKPVPQEEVETVCKEFLEAIPSRT; this is translated from the coding sequence ATGAAAAAAATATGTGTCATCACCGCAAGTGTCGGGAAGAACTTAGAACTAGCAAAGTCAATCGTCACTCACCTTAAAAACAATAAGGCAGAGGCCCATTTGTTGAACCTGGTTGAACTAAACCTTCCTCTTTATACATCTCTTTCTGAATCTCACCACAAGGCAGAGGTTCTCGTGGCCCCATTCAAGGACCTCCTTGATGTCGATGGTTTTGTCATCGTGGCGCCGGAATACAACGGAGGGCCTCCTCCTGTTCTGAACAACTTCATTGCATGGGTTAGCCGTTCGACAAAAAACTGGCGCGACACTTTCAATAGAAAAACAGGTATGATCGCAACCAGCAGCGGCGGCGGTGGTATCAGCGTTCTCTCAATTCTAAGAATGCAACTTTCATTTATCGGTATGAATGTGATCGGAAGACAAATCGTTTCGACATTTTCAAAACCAGTCCCTCAAGAAGAAGTGGAAACTGTTTGCAAAGAATTCTTAGAAGCAATTCCGTCACGTACTTAA
- a CDS encoding glutathione S-transferase family protein, whose product MITLYGPARSSAGRCLWCLEEAGVAYENKQVDMRTKEHKSEAFLALNPNGKVPALVDGNTTLFESMAINFYIADKYKPELLGMSAEERALSYQWSFWASSELQDPIIQVFIQKVFMPEEKRSQTVIDENMAKLPAYFQVLDNALANKTYLNGKNFSLADLNTASVVSIAPHIGLDMSPYKNVNLWLNAIGERPAFQAYSNLRKG is encoded by the coding sequence ATGATTACTCTTTATGGCCCTGCGCGCTCAAGTGCTGGAAGATGTCTATGGTGTCTGGAAGAAGCCGGTGTAGCTTACGAAAACAAACAAGTGGACATGAGAACAAAAGAACACAAGTCAGAAGCTTTCCTGGCCCTTAATCCAAACGGAAAAGTACCAGCTCTAGTAGATGGAAACACCACTCTTTTTGAATCAATGGCGATTAACTTCTACATCGCTGATAAATATAAACCAGAACTTTTAGGAATGAGCGCTGAAGAAAGAGCTCTTTCTTACCAGTGGAGTTTCTGGGCAAGTTCTGAACTTCAAGACCCTATTATCCAGGTCTTCATTCAAAAGGTTTTCATGCCTGAAGAAAAAAGATCACAAACTGTGATCGACGAAAACATGGCAAAGCTTCCAGCTTACTTCCAGGTCCTGGACAATGCTCTTGCTAATAAAACTTACTTAAACGGAAAAAACTTCTCTCTAGCTGACCTAAACACAGCTTCAGTTGTAAGCATTGCTCCTCACATTGGACTTGATATGAGTCCATACAAAAATGTGAACCTTTGGTTAAATGCTATCGGTGAGCGTCCGGCCTTCCAAGCATACTCAAACCTGAGAAAGGGATAG
- a CDS encoding phospholipase D-like domain-containing protein: MRKILGTILFMLCLSVQTQAKVYEHTQGNRLTLLEDPAAAVDYKVELIKKAKHHINIITFFWDDTSVPKRLAEELNKANARGVEIRVLSTFISTIGVDFFGQGRKELDPTTDAVFAYLQLTPGTQFSLTHSLHEKIFLVDSELAILGGRNISDSSLSGKDMEVELRGPVVNQVQDHFKRMFDFVAGQKIKTNCASDETTRCEDSYKRMIFSENDKYFFPVQPVYADGDEARILSHEAVLHQYEKGMNRKERLLQQDDILDTVTKIDFKKMRAYNYFMIPTERYREFLEKNLKEGDSIEIITNSLESAKFSNNAGYIYSLPDARQLVLDGIELYQWQRNQKLNYVHEKVLIFDEDHVIIGSHNFGTGSTSVSNEIAVEIKSKRIASRLIDVFEGEKENSAITKKADVELLDKEIDQHERLIEIYRSKILGSVLREIY; the protein is encoded by the coding sequence ATGAGGAAAATACTTGGGACTATTTTATTCATGCTGTGTCTTTCTGTGCAGACACAAGCCAAGGTGTATGAACATACCCAAGGGAATCGTTTAACCCTTTTAGAAGACCCAGCTGCGGCCGTAGACTATAAAGTCGAACTGATCAAAAAGGCCAAGCACCACATCAACATCATTACATTTTTCTGGGACGACACAAGTGTCCCAAAGCGATTGGCTGAAGAGCTCAATAAGGCCAATGCCCGTGGAGTTGAAATCCGCGTGCTGTCGACATTTATCTCGACTATTGGAGTGGACTTTTTTGGGCAAGGAAGAAAAGAGCTTGATCCAACAACGGATGCCGTTTTTGCTTATCTGCAATTAACTCCTGGAACTCAATTTTCTCTTACTCATAGCTTGCATGAAAAGATCTTCCTGGTAGATAGTGAGCTGGCCATCTTAGGAGGAAGAAATATCTCTGATAGCTCACTTTCTGGAAAAGATATGGAAGTGGAGTTGCGTGGCCCGGTTGTTAATCAAGTGCAGGATCACTTCAAGCGCATGTTCGACTTCGTGGCAGGACAAAAGATTAAAACCAACTGTGCTTCAGATGAAACGACAAGATGTGAAGACTCATACAAGCGTATGATCTTTAGTGAAAATGATAAGTATTTTTTTCCCGTTCAGCCGGTTTATGCTGATGGGGATGAGGCCCGCATTCTTTCTCACGAAGCTGTCCTTCATCAATACGAAAAGGGAATGAATAGAAAAGAGCGCCTACTTCAGCAGGATGATATTCTGGATACAGTGACAAAAATTGATTTCAAAAAAATGCGTGCCTATAACTACTTTATGATTCCTACTGAGCGCTATAGAGAATTCCTGGAAAAGAATTTAAAAGAAGGGGATTCAATTGAAATCATCACTAACAGTTTAGAGTCGGCGAAATTCTCTAACAATGCTGGCTATATTTATTCTCTTCCAGATGCCCGTCAGTTGGTTTTAGATGGAATTGAGCTTTACCAGTGGCAGAGAAATCAGAAATTAAATTATGTACATGAAAAAGTGCTTATCTTCGACGAGGATCATGTGATCATTGGGTCACACAACTTCGGAACAGGAAGCACAAGTGTGAGTAATGAAATCGCGGTAGAGATTAAATCAAAGAGAATTGCTTCAAGACTTATCGATGTTTTTGAAGGTGAAAAAGAAAACTCTGCTATTACTAAAAAGGCCGATGTGGAACTTCTGGATAAAGAGATCGATCAGCATGAGAGATTGATTGAAATTTACAGAAGCAAAATCTTAGGAAGCGTTCTGCGCGAGATCTACTAA
- a CDS encoding alpha/beta hydrolase family protein: MKTVLVTIFCSLFTFMHPALAIPPENQTLAPYQEEADSRHYETFEIKTKVEAYEYEAIVYKPTGTPIKAVLVIYPTIGGVNSIEGSNAQYFSKRGYVVIVPYLFETELNKPNPDMDKLDSDYYRPVVSVISFINYVDFKLNLPSTLPVFALGASQGGITSVLITAYVPRIKAAWFATAGGDLPYIYARSTVLQIREFRERHMRTLGMSDVDQYETYLRGYLKNDPSLSCKDIKVPFHQVIALRDTGVPTVTQELLARECPPHSIDRYKLGHEAGTLTTVLMRKKIFEYFESFI; the protein is encoded by the coding sequence ATGAAGACAGTATTGGTCACCATATTCTGTTCTCTTTTCACTTTCATGCATCCGGCACTAGCAATCCCACCGGAGAATCAAACGCTCGCCCCTTATCAAGAAGAGGCCGACAGCCGCCACTACGAAACGTTTGAGATAAAAACCAAAGTCGAAGCCTATGAATATGAGGCCATCGTTTACAAACCAACGGGTACTCCGATAAAGGCAGTGTTAGTGATCTACCCAACAATTGGTGGGGTGAACTCCATTGAAGGATCAAACGCCCAGTATTTTTCTAAACGCGGTTATGTCGTTATTGTTCCCTATCTTTTTGAAACAGAACTTAACAAACCCAATCCCGACATGGATAAACTCGACAGCGACTACTACCGTCCGGTGGTTTCTGTTATTAGTTTTATTAATTACGTCGATTTTAAACTTAACCTTCCTTCCACTCTTCCCGTCTTTGCTCTTGGGGCAAGTCAGGGAGGAATTACCAGTGTGCTTATCACCGCCTACGTCCCGCGGATTAAAGCGGCCTGGTTTGCAACAGCAGGAGGAGACCTGCCTTACATTTATGCCCGCTCAACAGTTTTACAAATCAGAGAGTTTAGAGAAAGACACATGCGCACGCTCGGCATGAGTGATGTGGATCAATACGAAACTTATCTTCGAGGTTATTTAAAAAATGACCCAAGTCTTTCTTGCAAAGACATCAAAGTGCCATTCCATCAAGTGATTGCTTTAAGAGATACGGGAGTGCCAACGGTGACTCAGGAGCTTTTAGCAAGAGAGTGTCCCCCTCATTCCATCGACCGTTATAAATTAGGTCATGAGGCCGGAACGTTAACGACCGTCCTCATGAGAAAGAAAATATTTGAATACTTTGAATCGTTTATTTAA